A part of Capsicum annuum cultivar UCD-10X-F1 chromosome 6, UCD10Xv1.1, whole genome shotgun sequence genomic DNA contains:
- the LOC107855101 gene encoding LOW QUALITY PROTEIN: cytochrome c oxidase subunit 2 (The sequence of the model RefSeq protein was modified relative to this genomic sequence to represent the inferred CDS: inserted 2 bases in 2 codons; substituted 1 base at 1 genomic stop codon) — translation MIVLEWLFLTIDPCDVTELWQLGSQDAATPIMQEXNDLHHDVLFFVILILVFISWILGHALWHFHYXKNPISQRIVHGTTIEILRTIFPSIIPMFIAIPSFALLYSMDEVVVDPAITIKAIGHQWYWTYEYLDYNSSNEXSLTFDNYTIPEDDLELGQSCLLEVDNRVVLPAKSHICFIVTSADVPHSWVALSLGVKCDAILGRLNQTSILVQRERFYYGQYSEICGTNHAFMPIIVEAVPKKDYGSRVSNQLIP, via the exons ATGATTGTTCTAGAATGGCTATTCCTCACAATTGATCCTTGTGATGTAACGGAACTATGGCAATTAGGATCTCAAGATGCAGCAACACCTATAATGCAAG ACAACGACTTACATCACGATGTCCTTTTCTTCGTTATTCTAATTTTGGTTTTCATATCATGGATCTTGGGTCACGCTTTATGGCATTTCCACT AAAAAAATCCAATCTCGCAAAGGATTGTTCATGGAACTACTATCGAGATTCTTCGGACCATATTTCCTAGTATCATCCCTATGTTCATTGCTATACCATCATTTGCTCTGTTATACTCAATGGACGAGGTAGTAGTAGATCCAGCCATTACTATAAAAGCTATTGGACATCAATGGTATTGGA CTTATGAGTATTTAGACTATAACAGTTCCAATGAATAGTCACTCACTTTTGACAATTATACGATTCCAGAAGATGATCTAGAATTGGGTCAATCATGTTTATTAGAAGTCGACAATAGAGTGGTTCTACCAGCAAAGAGCCATATATGTTTTATTGTAACATCTGCTGATGTACCTCATAGTTGGGTTGCACTTTCCTTAGGTGTCAAATGTGATGCTATACTTGGTCGTTTAAATCAGACCTCTATTTTGGTACAACGGGAAAGATTTTACTATGGTCAGTACAGTGAGATTTGTGGAACTAATCATGCCTTTATGCCAATCATCGTAGAAGCTGTTCCTAAGAAAGATTATGGGTCTCGGGTATCCAATCAATTAATCCCATAA
- the LOC107855089 gene encoding LOW QUALITY PROTEIN: ATP synthase subunit alpha, chloroplastic (The sequence of the model RefSeq protein was modified relative to this genomic sequence to represent the inferred CDS: substituted 4 bases at 4 genomic stop codons) translates to MASLAKGINLRAQRSPLILRSLPLWRENGYANYYSAYLMCASEYWNADQRRATVEGEAINAISSGSDIPATTIGVDGPSSVRVRALSGITSASYLTVGGESTQSLIRKALYGLKQANSGSKSRGRIAQIPVSEAYLGCVVNALAKPIDGRGEILDSEFRLIESSTLGIISRRSVYEPLQTRLITIDSMIAIGRGQXEFIIGDRQTGKTVVATDTILNQQGQNDLYVYVAIGQKASSVAQVVTTLQERKAMEYTIVVAKTADSPATLQYLAPYTGAALAEYFLYREXHTLIIYDDLSKQAQAYRQMSLLLRRPPGREAYPGDVFYLHSRLLERAAKFSSSLGEGSMTSVPIFETQSGDVSAYIPTNVISITDEQIFLSANLFNSGIRPAINMGISLSRVGSAAQIKAIKQVASKXKFXLAQFAEFEAFARVSTTSLVVLIYLAVHYTPNNSLLFPLSLRKV, encoded by the exons ATGGC GTCACTTGCGAAGGGAATAAATCTTAGGGCTCAAAGAAGTCCTCTCATCTTGAG GAGCTTGCCATTGTGGAGAGAGAATGGATATGCCAATTACTACTCTGCATATCTGATGTGTGCTTCAGAGTATTGGAATGCTGATCAGAGGCGGGCGACGGTAGAAGGAG AAGCTATTAATGCCATATCTAGTGGTTCTGACATTCCCGCTACTACAATTGGAGTTGACGGTCCTAGTTCTGTTAGAGTAAGAGCTCTTTCTGGAATAACCAGTGCTAGTTACTTAACTGTTGGAGGAGAAAGCACT CAAAGTCTCATCAGGAAGGCcttgtatggactaaaacaagcaaaCTCCGGCTCGAAATCAAGGGGAAGAATTGCTCAGATACCCGTAAGTGAGGCTTATTTAGGTTGTGTTGTAAATGCCCTGGCTAAACCAATTGATGGTAGAGGTGAAATTTTAGATTCTGAATTTCGATTAATTGAATCTTCCACCCTGGGTATTATTTCACGTCGTTCTGTATATGAGCCTCTTCAAACTAGGCTTATTACTATTGATTCAATGATCGCTATAGGACGTGGTCAGTGAGAATTCATTATTGGGGACAGACAGACCGGTAAAACAGTAGTAGCCACAGACACCATTCTCAATCAACAAGGTCAAAatgatttatatgtttatgtAGCTATTGGGCAAAAAGCGTCTTCTGTGGCCCAGGTAGTAACGACTTTACAGGAAAGGAAAGCGATGGAATACACTATTGTGGTAGCCAAAACGGCGGATTCCCCTGCTACATTACAATACCTTGCTCCTTATACAGGAGCAGCTCTGGCTGAATATTTTTTGTATCGTGAATGACACACTTTAATCATTTATGATGATCTCTCCAAACAAGCGCAAGCTTATCGCCAAATGTCTCTTCTATTACGAAGACCGCCCGGTCGTGAAGCTTATCCAGGAGATGTTTTTTATTTGCATTCACGCCTTTTGGAAAGAGCCGCTAAATTTAGTTCGAGTTTAGGTGAAGGAAGTATGACCTCCGTACCAATATTTGAAACTCAATCGGGAGATGTTTCGGCTTATATTCCTACTAATGTAATTTCCATTACTGATGAACAAATCTTCTTATCCGCCAACCTATTCAATTCTGGAATCAGACCTGCTATTAATATGGGTATCTCCCTTTCCAGAGTGGGGTCTGCAGCtcaaataaaagccataaaacaaGTAGCTAGTAAATGAAAATTCTAACTAGCGCAATTCGCAGAATTCGAAGCCTTTGCTCGAGTTTCAACGACATCCCTAGTTGTACTGATCTATCTGGCAGTTCACTACACGCCAAATAATTCTTTGCTATTTCCTCTTTCTTTGAGAAAAGTGTAA